The following proteins are encoded in a genomic region of Pyrus communis chromosome 11, drPyrComm1.1, whole genome shotgun sequence:
- the LOC137749541 gene encoding proteasome subunit beta type-7-B-like: MSQVAVDVPKGGFSFDLCRRNDMLAKKGVQQPSYRKTGTTIVGLIFQDGVILGADTRATEGPIVCDKNCEKIHYMAPNIYCCGAGTAADTEAVTDMVSSQLQLHRYHTGRESRVVTALTLLKKHLFNYQGHVSAALVLGGVDVTGPHLHTIYPHGSTDTLPFATMGSGSLAAMAMFESKYKEGMTRDEGIKLVTEAICSGIFNDLGSGSNVDVCVITKGHKEYLRNHLVPTPRTYVSAEGYKFTKKTEVLFTKITPLTEKVVVLEGGDAMEE; this comes from the exons atGTCTCAGGTGGCGGTAGATGTTCCCAAGGGGGGATTCAGTTTTGATCTTTGTCGAAGAAACGACATGCTTGCAAAGAAGGGAGTTCAGCAACCATCTTACAGGAAGACAGGAACCACCATTGTTGGTTTGATTTTTCAG GATGGTGTCATTCTTGGAGCTGATACAAGGGCCACCGAAGGACCCATTGTTTGTGATAAGAACTGTGAAAAGATCCATTATATGGCACCCAATATCTACTGCTGCGGAGCTGGAACTGCTGCTGATACAGAGGCTGTAACAG ATATGGTGAGCTCACAGCTGCAACTGCATCGCTACCATACTGGTCGCGAATCCCGGGTTGTTACAGCCTTGACTTTGCTCAAGAAACACCTTTTCAA TTACCAAGGTCATGTGTCAGCTGCTTTGGTGCTTGGGGGGGTCGATGTCACTGGACCCCATCTGCACACT ATATATCCCCATGGATCGACCGATACACTGCCATTTGCTACAATGGGTTCTGGTTCTCTTGCTGCGATGGCCATGTTCGAGTCTAAATACAAGGAAGGCATGACT AGGGATGAAGGCATAAAGCTTGTAACTGAAGCAATATGCTCTGGAATTTTCAATGACTTGGGAAGTGGAAGCAATGTTGATGTTTGTGTGATAACTAAG GGACACAAGGAATACCTGAGGAACCACTTGGTGCCCACCCCTCGTACCTATGTCAGTGCAGAAGGCTATAAGTTTACCAAGAAGACTG AGGTTCTCTTCACAAAGATCACTCCGTTGACCGAGAAGGTGGTAGTGTTAGAAGGAGGCGATGCAATGGAAGAATGA
- the LOC137707820 gene encoding 28 kDa ribonucleoprotein, chloroplastic-like — protein sequence MASATAALLKPLSISETCLAAVPPARFAQKNQYPVLSFLSKPTKLAQISCSFSPSLSSFLSLKHKSLTLLRVAQTSDWAQEEEVKEEAESAEEEGAEESSGDGVLAVGEEEYYPEPPEEAKLYVGNLPYDVDSEKLANLFNDAGVVEIAEVIYNRETDQSRGFGFVTMSTVEEAEKAVELFHRYDIGGRALTVNKAAPRGSRPERPIRTNEPAFRIYVGNLPWQVDDSRLEQVFSEHGKVVSARVVYDRESGRSRGFGFVTFSSETEVDDAIAALDGQSLDGRSIRVNVAEERPRRGSF from the exons aTGGCTTCTGCAACCGCCGCTCTCCTGAAACCACTGTCAATCTCAGAAACCTGCCTCGCCGCCGTGCCACCCGCCCGCTTCGCGCAAAAAAACCAATACCCAGTTCTCTCCTTCCTCTCAAAACCCACCAAGCTCGCACAAATCTCCTGCTCCTTcagtccctctctctcctcgtttctctctctaaagcaCAAGTCTTTGACTCTCCTCCGCGTGGCTCAGACCTCCGACTGGGCTCAGGAGGAAGAAGTAAAAGAAGAGGCTGAAAGCGCAGAGGAGGAGGGAGCAGAGGAGAGCTCCGGCGACGGAGTTTTGGCGGTCGGCGAAGAGGAATACTATCCCGAGCCGCCGGAGGAGGCCAAGCTCTATGTGGGTAATTTGCCTTATGATGTTGACAGTGAAAAGCTTGCTAATCTTTTCAATGATGCTGGAGTTGTTGAGATTGCTGAG GTGATTTACAATAGGGAAACTGATCAGAGCAGAGGATTTGGGTTTGTGACTATGAGCACTGTTGAAGAAGCTGAGAAGGCTGTGGAGTTGTTCCACCGTTAC GACATAGGTGGGAGGGCTTTGACTGTAAACAAGGCTGCGCCTAGAGGGTCGCGCCCTGAAAGGCCTATTCGAACGAATGAACCTGCATTCAGAATCTATGTTGGTAATCTGCCATGGCAAGTGGATGATTCTCGTTTGGAGCAGGTTTTCAGTGAACATGGAAAGGTGGTCAGTGCCAGGGTAGTTTATGACCGCGAATCAGGGCGTTCACGCGGGTTTGGTTTTGTTACATTCTCTAGCGAGACAGAAGTGGATGATGCCATTGCTGCCCTTGATGGACAG AGTTTGGATGGCAGATCAATCCGAGTAAACGTTGCAGAAGAACGACCAAGGCGTGGCTCGTTTTAA